CCCAGGGCGCGTACGTCGAGGAAGTGGCGAAAACCCTTTCAAATCAAGGTTTCCGCGTCGTTTCGGATTTGCGGAACGAAAAGATCGGCTATAAGATCCGCGAACACACGCTGCAGCGGGTGCCGTATCTGCTGGTGGTCGGAGACCGCGAGAGGGACAATGGCGCCGTGGCCGTGCGCACGCGCGCAGGCGAGGATTTGGGCACAATGTCCATCCAGGCCTTCGCCGAGCGCCTGGCGGCCGAGCAAGCGGCCTGACCTGAGGAACCGGCATCGTGAGGGGTGCCGGCCCCATTCCATCACGGAGACTGCAACATCAGTACCCCCGACAACAAGCAAAACCGCAAGAACCAGGAGATCCGTGTCCCGCGCGTGCGCGTGATCGGCAGCGATGGCGAGATGATCGGCGTGCTTTCGCGCGACGAGGCGCTGTCCATGGCCGAGGACGAGGGTCTGGACCTGGTCGAGATCCAGCCGCAGGCCGATCCGCCGGTGTGCAAGATCATGGACTTCGGCAAGTTCAAGTTCGAAGCCCAGAAGAAGGCCAACGAGGCCAAGAAGAAGACCAAGCAGGTCGAGATCAAGGAACTCAAGTTCCGTCCCGTCACCGACGAGGGCGACTACCAGATCAAGCTGCGCAACATGCGCCGTTTCCTGGAAGAGGGCGACAAGGTCAAGGTCAACATTCGCTTCCGTGGCCGCGAAATGAGCCACCAGGAGCTGGGTCGCGAGATGGCCTCGCGCATCGAGCGCGACCTGGGCGAGGACATCATCATCGAGTCGCGTCCGCGCCTGGAAGGCCGGCAGATGGTCATGATGATCGCGCCGAAGAAGAAGCAGTAAGCGCCCGGGCGCCCCGCGCGGGCGCATGCGGAGCGAGACGCCGGACCGGGCCCCGCGCCCGGTTCGCCGTATCCGGGCTTGGCGAACCTGCTGATTTGCAAGGAAATCGCCGGCCATGTATGATGCGCGGCCCGGTTTCACGCCGGGCGGCCGCAAGGCCATCAGGAACCTGTCGTCGATCCGTTGCGGATCAGCGACTTACCAGCCGGTTGGGGCAGGACGGAAAGCGTGGCGCAAGCCACCGCCCAGACCAGTTATCGAAAACCACAAGGATCTAGCAATGCCCAAGATCAAGACCCACCGGGCGGCGGCGAAGCGTTTCCGCAAGACCGCCTCCGGCAAGTTCAAGGCTGGCCACGCCAACCGTAGCCACATCCTCACCAAGAAGGCGACCAAGCGGAAGCGTGGTCTTCGTGCGACGAACATCATTCGCGCCGAAGATTCCGGCCGTCTGAACCGCATGCTGCCCTACCTCTGAGGAACTAGACCATGGCACGAGTCAAGCGTGGTGTGACCGCACGTCGCCGTCACAAGAAGATCATCAGCCAGGCCAAGGGCTACTACAACGCCCGCCGCAAGGTGTTCCGCGTCGCCAAGCAGGCGGTCATCAAGGCGCAGCAGTACGCCTACATCGGCCGCAAGCAGAAGAAGCGCAACTTCCGTTCGCTGTGGATCACCCGCATCAACGCGGCGGCCCGCATCAACGGCCTGAGCTACAGCCGTTTCATGAACGGCCTGCTGAAGTCCGGCATCACCCTGGACCGCAAGGTCCTGGCCGACATCGCCGTCCACGACGCCGCCGGTTTTGCGGCGCTGGCTGAAAAGGCCAAGGGCGCGCTCGCGGCATAAGTGTCGATCCATCGAAGCGCACCGCCGCGCGCGGCGCTTCGACGGAAACAGCATTGCATGCATGGGGAAGGGCGCGAGTCCTTCCCCATTTTGTTTTGGGCGACCCGAAGGTCCGACGCGGGTCGCCGCCGGATTTCCACTTCCAAGGACCTCCAAGGACCGATGAGCGAAATCGAATCCCTCACCGCGCAGGCGCTGGCCGACATCGCCGCTGCCAGCGCGCCCGACGCGGTCGAATCCCTGCGCGTGGCGCTGCTGGGCAAGAACGGCCAGGTCACCGCCCAGCTCAAGGCGCTCGGCACGCTGCCGGCCGACCAGCGCAAGGCCGCGGGCGAAGCCATCAACCGCGCGCGCGATGCGATCTCCCAGGCGCTGTCCGAGCGCAAGGCCGTGCTGGAAGAGGCCGCGCTCGACGCGCGCCTGGCCGGCGAGGCGATCGATGTGACCCTGCCGGGCCGCGATGGCACGCGCGGCGGCCTGCATCCGATCAGCCGCACCATCGAGCGCATCGCCGAGATCTTCGGCCGCCTGGGCTACGAACTGGCCGACGGCCCGGAGATCGAGGACGACTGGCACAACTTCGAGGCGCTGAACTTCCCGCCGCACCATCCGGCGCGCGCCATGCACGACACCTTCTACTTCGGCGACGGCCGCCTGCTGCGCACCCATACCTCGGGCGTGCAGGTGCGCTACATGGGCGAGCACGCCCCGCCGCTGCGCATGATCGCGCTGGGCAAGGTGTATCGGAGCGACAGCGACCAGACCCATTCGCCCATGTTCCACCAGTGCGAGGGCCTGCTGGTGGACGAGCATTCGACCTTCGCCGACCTCAAGGGCACGCTGAGCGAGTTCGTGCGCGCCTTCTTCGAGCGCGATTTCGAGATGCGCTTCCGCCCCAGCTACTTCCCCTTCGTCGAACCCGGCGCGGAAGTGGACATCGCCTGGCAGCAGCCCGATGGCAGTACGCGCTGGCTGGAAGTGCTGGGCTGCGGCATGGTCCACCCGAACGTGCTGCGCAGCGTCGGCATCGATCCGGAGCGCTACACCGGCTTCGCCTTCGGCATGGGCGTGGAGCGCTTCGCGATGCTGCGCTACGGCGTGAGCGACCTGCGCGCGTTCTTCGAGAACGATGTGCGGTTCCTCAGGCAGTTCGCCTGAGGAGGGGAGTCGGGAAACGGGAATCGGGAGTGGACAAAAGCAAAGGCCATTCCCCCTCACCGTCTCCGCCCCAGTAGTCCGCACCTCCGATTCCCCATTCCCCATTTCCCATTCCCAGCCCCTATGAAATTCAGCGAAAACTGGCTGCGCAGCCACGTCCCCACCGGCGCCACGCGCGAAGAGCTGTCGGCGACGCTGACCGCCATCGGCCTGGAGGTCGAGGACGTCACCGCGCTGGGCGAAGGCCTGGACAAGGTGGTGGTGGCGCGCATCGTCGACTGCGCCCGTCATCCGGAGGCCGACCGCCTGCAGATCTGTCAGGTCGATGCCGGTACCGGCGAGCGCCTGCAGATCGTGTGCGGCGCGCCCAATGCGCGCCCCGGGCTGGTCGCGCCGCTGGCGATGGTCGGCGCCAGGCTGGGCGAGATCTCCATCAAGGCCGCCAAGCTGCGCGGTGTGGAATCCAACGGCATGCTCTGCTCGGCCAAGGAACTGGGCGTGGACGCCGACGCCTCCGGCCTGCTCGAACTGCCGGGCGATGCGCCGGTGGGGACGCCGATCGCCGACTACCTGGGCCTGCCCGACGCCAGCATCGAGATCAAGCTGACGCCCAACCGCGCCGACTGCTTCAGCGTGCGCGGCATCGCCTTCGACGTGGCCGCCGCCAGCGGCAGCGAGGTGGTGCCGTTCGACGCCACGCCGGTGCCCGCCGCGCACGATCGCGCGCTGCGGGTGACCCTGGACGCCGGCGCCGATGCGCCGCGCTACTGCGGCCGCGTCATCGAGGGCGTCGATCCGACCCGCGCCACGCCGATCTGGATGGCCGAGCGCCTGCGTCGCGGTGGCGTGCGCCCGGTCTCGCTGCTGGTGGACATCACCCAGTACGTGATGCTGGAGCTGGGCCAGCCGATGCACGCCTTCGACCGCGATCTGCTGACCGGCCCGGTCGGCGTGCGCCACGGCCGCGGCGGCGAGTCGCTGCAACTGCTCGATGGCCGCACCGCCGCGCTGGATGACGGCTTCCTGGTGATCACCGACGCCGACCGTCCGGTCGCGCTGGCCGGCATCATGGGCGGGCAGGACACCAAGGTGAGCGATGCCACCCGCAACGTGTTCCTGGAGTCGGCGTACTTCGCGCCGGCCGCCATCATCGGCCGCGGCCGTCGCCTGGGCCTGCATACCGACGCCTCGCACCGTTACGAGCGCGGCGTCGACCCGGCGCTGGCACCGCAGGCCATCGAGGTGGCCACGCGCCTGATCGTGGAGCTGGCCGGTGGCCAGCCCGGCCCGGTCGTGCAGGCGGCGCTGGATCAGCACCTGCCGGCGCCGGCACCGATCGCGCTGCGCCGCGCCCGCGTGGCGCGCGTGCTCGGCCTGGAGATCCCGGATGCCGAAATCGAGCGCATCCTGCGCGCGCTGGGCATGCAGGTCGATGCCACCGACGCAGGCTGGTCGGTCGTCGCGCCCAGCCGGCGCTTCGACATCGCCATCGAGGAAGACCTGATCGAGGAACTGGCACGCATCCACGGCTACGACCGCATCCCGGCCACGCTGCCGGGCGGCGCCACCCGCATCGCCGCCGACAGCGAGACCCGCCTGGACCAGGCCACCGTGCGCCGCCAGCTGGCCGCGCGCGACCTGCTGGAGACGGTCAACTTCGCCTTCGTCGACGCCCAGCTGCTGGCGCGCTGGGGCCTGACCGAAGGCGCGGTGCCGCTGGCCAATCCGCTCAGCAGCGAGCTGGGCGTGATGCGCACTTCCCTGTTGCCCGGCCTGGTCGCCGCCCTGCAGCGCAATGCGACCCGGCAGGCCAGCCGCATCCGCCTGTTCGAGCTGGGCAACGTGTTCGCCGCGGCCGGGCAGGGCGAGGCGCCGCGCGAGACGCTGCGCATCGCCGCCGCGGTCTGCGGCGATGCCCATGCCCGGCAATGGGGCGTGCCCGCGCGTGCGGTGGACTTCCACGACCTCAAGGGCGACCTGGAGAGCCTGGCGGCGGCGTCGGGCGCGGTGTTGACGTTCGAGCCGGCGGGCGAGGGCTTCGGGCACCCGGGTCGCTCGGCGCGGGTGCTGCGCGAGGGGCAGGTCATCGGCTGGATCGGGCAACTGCATCCACGCCTGCTCAAGGCGCTGGACCTGGACGTGCCGGTGCTGGCGTTCGAACTGGACCTGGCGCCTTTGGTCCAGCGCCAGATCCCGCGAGCGGGCGAGCTGTCGCGCTTCCCCTCGGTGCGCCGCGACCTGGCCTTCAGCGTGGCCGAGACGGTGCCGTTCGCGGCCATCGAGCGCACCGTGCGGCAGGCCGCCGGACCGCTGCTCAGGCAGGTGCTGTTGTTCGACCGCTACGTCGGTCCCGGGGTCGAAACCGGTCAAAAGAGCCTGGCTATGGGCTTGATTTTGCAGGACAACACGCGCACATTGAATGATCGCGATGTGGACGAAGCGGTCGCCGCAACGGTGGCCGCCCTGGCGCATGAACACGGCGGCCGCATCCGCGAATGAGGCTCTAGGGGGAACACCATGGCATTGACCAAAGCGGAGATGGCCGAACGCCTGTTCGACGAAGTCGGGCTGAACAAGCGCGAGGCCAAGGAATTCGTCGACGCGTATTTCGACGTGCTGCGCGACGCCCTGGAACAGGGGCGCCAGGTCAAGCTGTCCGGCTTCGGCAACTTCGACCTGCGTCGCAAGAACCAGCGCCCGGGGCGCAACCCCAAGACCGGCGAGGAGATCCCGATCTCCGCGCGCACCGTGGTCACCTTCCGCCCGGGCCAGAAGCTCAAGGAACGCGTCGAGGCGTACGCCGGAGGCAACCCGAATGCTTGATCCGGGCAGCAACAAGGAACTGCCGCCGATCCCGGCCAAGCGCTACTTCACCATCGGTGAGGTGTCCGAGCTGTGCGACGTCAAGCCGCACGTGCTGCGCTACTGGGAGACCGAGTTCCCCAGCCTGGAGCCAGTCAAGCGCCGCGGCAACCGGCGCTATTACCAGCGGCACGACGTGCTGATGGTCCGCCAGATCCGCGGCCTGCTGTACGAACAGGGCTATACGATCGGTGGCGCGCGCCTGCGCCTGGAAGGCGAGGGCGCCAAGCAGGAGTCGGCACTGAGCAACCAGATCGTGCGCCAGGTGCGCCTGGAGCTGGAAGAAGTCTTGCAGCTGCTGCGCCGCTGACGGTCGGCGCGGCGGTCATCGCCATCGCGGGAGCGTGACGGGGTGCCAGTCCGCGCACGAATCCGGTATGATGCGCGGCCAACCGCTGGTGGGATCAATGTCTTTGCGACGTCGGGGCGTAGCGCAGCCTGGTAGCGCATCTGCCTGGGGGGCAGAGGGTCGTCGGTTCAAATCCGGCCGTCCCGACCAATCGCAGTGAGTGTGAACAACGCCCGGCCTTCCGGGCGTTTTTCGTTTCGCCGTTCCGGGGGCGCTCCGGATCACCGCTGTGCCATCGACGGGCCAAGCGTTAAGGCGTCTTTGAATTAGCTGAGTGCGGATTAACTACCGCCTGCGGCACATATTCGCGCGCTCTGTCACATAAACACGCGCTGTGTCGTGTGTGACGCGCGTTCTCCAGGTTTGTGCAAAGCAGCACCAGCAAAGGGTTTTGGTCGGAAACGACAGGCAATCCGGCGATCGGGCCGACATGCGCCGCGCCGCCGGAGGCCGCGCGTCGTTTTGGATTTCGGTCTGGAGACCGATGCATCGCTATGCCATAGTCGATCGCAGGCCGTATTCACATTCGGCTGGTGACCTTGAGTTCGACGGGTCACATCGTCGAGCCAACTCACAAAGCTCTCGCCGCGTCGGAACCTGCGTCCGGCAAGGCACCCGCGGGTTCCCCCCACCCCAAAGGTAGACGACTGTTCTATGGCCTCATCGCCCTCCGCTCGAAGTCCGTTGGCATGGCTCGCTGTTGTGTGCCTGCTGCTCCTGACCAGCTGCAGTTCCGTTCCCAAGGAGGTCGCCACCTCGCTGCCGGCGCCCGATCCGCTGGGCGAGCTGAAGGAAACGCCGGAGTACCGCATCGGTGCCGGCGACCTGATCGAGATCAAGGTCTTCCAGATCGAGGATCTCGAGCGCCAGGTGCGCGTGGACAACGAGGGCATGATCTCGCTGCCGCTGATCGGCAACCTCAAGGCGACCGGGCTGACGCGCAGCGAGCTGGAAAGCGAGATCACCCGGCGCTACGGCGACAGGTTCCTGCAGGATCCGCAGGTCTCGGTGCTGATCCAGGAGTTCACCAGCCAGCGCATCACCGTGTCCGGCGCGGTCTCCAAGCCGGGCAACTATCCGCTCAACGGCGCCACGCAGCTGACCCTGCAGCAGGCCCTGGCCGAGGCGCAGGGCGTGAGCGACCTGGCGAGCCGCCGGAACGTGGTGGTGTTCCGCGAGATCGGCGGGCAGAAGATGATCGCGCGCTTCGATCTGACCGAGATCGAAAAGGGCGCCAATCCGGACCCGGAGATCTACGGAGGCGACATCGTCGTGGTCTA
The window above is part of the Pseudoxanthomonas sp. X-1 genome. Proteins encoded here:
- the infC gene encoding translation initiation factor IF-3, with product MSTPDNKQNRKNQEIRVPRVRVIGSDGEMIGVLSRDEALSMAEDEGLDLVEIQPQADPPVCKIMDFGKFKFEAQKKANEAKKKTKQVEIKELKFRPVTDEGDYQIKLRNMRRFLEEGDKVKVNIRFRGREMSHQELGREMASRIERDLGEDIIIESRPRLEGRQMVMMIAPKKKQ
- the rpmI gene encoding 50S ribosomal protein L35, with amino-acid sequence MPKIKTHRAAAKRFRKTASGKFKAGHANRSHILTKKATKRKRGLRATNIIRAEDSGRLNRMLPYL
- the rplT gene encoding 50S ribosomal protein L20 → MARVKRGVTARRRHKKIISQAKGYYNARRKVFRVAKQAVIKAQQYAYIGRKQKKRNFRSLWITRINAAARINGLSYSRFMNGLLKSGITLDRKVLADIAVHDAAGFAALAEKAKGALAA
- the pheS gene encoding phenylalanine--tRNA ligase subunit alpha; protein product: MSEIESLTAQALADIAAASAPDAVESLRVALLGKNGQVTAQLKALGTLPADQRKAAGEAINRARDAISQALSERKAVLEEAALDARLAGEAIDVTLPGRDGTRGGLHPISRTIERIAEIFGRLGYELADGPEIEDDWHNFEALNFPPHHPARAMHDTFYFGDGRLLRTHTSGVQVRYMGEHAPPLRMIALGKVYRSDSDQTHSPMFHQCEGLLVDEHSTFADLKGTLSEFVRAFFERDFEMRFRPSYFPFVEPGAEVDIAWQQPDGSTRWLEVLGCGMVHPNVLRSVGIDPERYTGFAFGMGVERFAMLRYGVSDLRAFFENDVRFLRQFA
- the pheT gene encoding phenylalanine--tRNA ligase subunit beta, with translation MKFSENWLRSHVPTGATREELSATLTAIGLEVEDVTALGEGLDKVVVARIVDCARHPEADRLQICQVDAGTGERLQIVCGAPNARPGLVAPLAMVGARLGEISIKAAKLRGVESNGMLCSAKELGVDADASGLLELPGDAPVGTPIADYLGLPDASIEIKLTPNRADCFSVRGIAFDVAAASGSEVVPFDATPVPAAHDRALRVTLDAGADAPRYCGRVIEGVDPTRATPIWMAERLRRGGVRPVSLLVDITQYVMLELGQPMHAFDRDLLTGPVGVRHGRGGESLQLLDGRTAALDDGFLVITDADRPVALAGIMGGQDTKVSDATRNVFLESAYFAPAAIIGRGRRLGLHTDASHRYERGVDPALAPQAIEVATRLIVELAGGQPGPVVQAALDQHLPAPAPIALRRARVARVLGLEIPDAEIERILRALGMQVDATDAGWSVVAPSRRFDIAIEEDLIEELARIHGYDRIPATLPGGATRIAADSETRLDQATVRRQLAARDLLETVNFAFVDAQLLARWGLTEGAVPLANPLSSELGVMRTSLLPGLVAALQRNATRQASRIRLFELGNVFAAAGQGEAPRETLRIAAAVCGDAHARQWGVPARAVDFHDLKGDLESLAAASGAVLTFEPAGEGFGHPGRSARVLREGQVIGWIGQLHPRLLKALDLDVPVLAFELDLAPLVQRQIPRAGELSRFPSVRRDLAFSVAETVPFAAIERTVRQAAGPLLRQVLLFDRYVGPGVETGQKSLAMGLILQDNTRTLNDRDVDEAVAATVAALAHEHGGRIRE
- a CDS encoding integration host factor subunit alpha; amino-acid sequence: MALTKAEMAERLFDEVGLNKREAKEFVDAYFDVLRDALEQGRQVKLSGFGNFDLRRKNQRPGRNPKTGEEIPISARTVVTFRPGQKLKERVEAYAGGNPNA
- a CDS encoding MerR family transcriptional regulator; the protein is MLDPGSNKELPPIPAKRYFTIGEVSELCDVKPHVLRYWETEFPSLEPVKRRGNRRYYQRHDVLMVRQIRGLLYEQGYTIGGARLRLEGEGAKQESALSNQIVRQVRLELEEVLQLLRR
- a CDS encoding polysaccharide biosynthesis/export family protein codes for the protein MASSPSARSPLAWLAVVCLLLLTSCSSVPKEVATSLPAPDPLGELKETPEYRIGAGDLIEIKVFQIEDLERQVRVDNEGMISLPLIGNLKATGLTRSELESEITRRYGDRFLQDPQVSVLIQEFTSQRITVSGAVSKPGNYPLNGATQLTLQQALAEAQGVSDLASRRNVVVFREIGGQKMIARFDLTEIEKGANPDPEIYGGDIVVVYRSDARLLLRTVLELTPFVMVFRAYR